In Nasonia vitripennis strain AsymCx chromosome 2, Nvit_psr_1.1, whole genome shotgun sequence, a genomic segment contains:
- the LOC100121698 gene encoding uncharacterized protein LOC100121698 translates to MPREECGLLLLVLVMILFGSSSNGQLMSKEHRTHAASERKDDLWCYQCDTIGEGDSCVNLTGNHSSLIQKCKDDKRTCMVKRFSYTTSTENSTSVPMMWGLERNCTNKCEPGCIVIGERTKLYACTACCEKSLCNSGTGTANDLTTKESEFFLALALQIVLTITLLPS, encoded by the exons ATGCCGAGAGAGGAATGCGGACTGCTGCTACTTGTGCTTGTGATGATTCTGTTCGGCAGCAGCTCTAATG GTCAGTTGATGTCAAAGGAGCACAGAACGCACGCGGCATCCGAGCGAAAGGATGATTTATGGTGCTACCAGTGCGACACCATCGGCGAGGGTGACAGCTGCGTTAATCTTACCGGAAACCACAGCTCGCTCATACAAAAATGCAAGGACGACAAACGCACATGCATG GTGAAGCGCTTCTCGTACACGACGAGCACCGAGAACTCGACCTCGGTGCCGATGATGTGGGGTCTGGAGCGGAACTGCACCAACAAATGCGAGCCCGGCTGCATCGTCATCGGCGAGCGCACCAAGCTCTACGCCTGCACTGCCTGCTGCGAGAAGTCGCTCTGCAACAGCGGCACCGGCACAGCCAACGATCTCACGACCAAGGAATCCGAATTCttcctcgcgctcgcgctacAAATCGTCCTTACCATCACCCTGTTACCATCGTGA